From one Phycisphaerae bacterium genomic stretch:
- the rny gene encoding ribonuclease Y produces MIALWILDFVAGVVIGWGLLTVLSKRRRVAALEEAERIVNEAQKQAEVIVEKAQVNAERHFIQKQEEFEKQSAKDRDEIKELERKLEKRADNLDKKLDTLSTKERALEQGEQRVKDRETSLTQREEEVGRVLKQQREQLQRISGMSIEEAKQLLFNRLKDEVEHDAAEMVQKTVNLAKEEAQAKSREIVVTAIQRYATEHTSAATVSTVDIPSDDMKGRVIGREGRNIRAFEKATGVDVIVDDTPGVVVVSAFDPVRREIARLSLEHLIQDGRIHPTRIEEIVQETSEQVAREITERGKKAAVEANVGGLNRKQIDLLGRLSYRTSYGQNVLQHCMEVAFLCQIMADELGLDGTLARRCGLLHDIGKAVDHEVEGGHPQIGADICRRFNERPEVINAIAGHHGDIEATSVYTPLVAAADAVSASRPGSRRESLERYIKRLEQLEQIAGRYPGVKQAYAVQAGREIRVIVDANRVTDGLATKTAIDIAKQIEAEMTYPGEVKVTVIREMRATEFAR; encoded by the coding sequence ATGATCGCCCTCTGGATCCTCGACTTTGTGGCGGGCGTGGTCATCGGCTGGGGCCTGTTGACCGTGTTGAGCAAACGCCGCCGCGTGGCCGCCCTCGAGGAAGCGGAGCGCATCGTCAACGAGGCGCAGAAGCAAGCCGAAGTCATCGTTGAGAAAGCCCAGGTTAACGCTGAGAGACACTTCATCCAGAAACAGGAGGAGTTCGAAAAACAAAGCGCCAAGGACCGGGACGAAATCAAGGAACTCGAACGCAAGCTCGAGAAACGCGCGGACAATCTCGACAAGAAGCTGGATACCCTGAGTACCAAGGAACGGGCCCTGGAGCAGGGCGAGCAGCGGGTCAAGGATCGTGAAACGAGCCTGACTCAGAGAGAGGAGGAGGTCGGCCGGGTTCTTAAGCAGCAGCGCGAGCAGCTGCAGCGGATCAGCGGCATGTCCATCGAAGAGGCCAAGCAGCTCCTGTTCAACCGCTTGAAGGACGAGGTCGAACATGATGCGGCCGAGATGGTCCAGAAAACGGTCAATCTGGCCAAAGAGGAAGCCCAGGCCAAGTCCCGTGAGATCGTCGTCACCGCCATTCAGCGATACGCCACCGAACACACCAGCGCTGCCACGGTCAGTACGGTCGACATCCCCTCGGACGACATGAAAGGGCGCGTGATCGGCCGCGAAGGCCGCAATATCCGGGCGTTCGAGAAGGCCACGGGCGTGGACGTGATCGTCGACGATACCCCCGGCGTGGTCGTAGTCAGCGCTTTCGATCCGGTGCGGCGGGAAATCGCCCGTCTGTCGCTGGAGCACTTGATCCAGGACGGCCGCATTCACCCCACCCGAATCGAGGAAATCGTGCAGGAAACCAGCGAACAGGTCGCCCGCGAGATCACCGAGCGGGGCAAGAAAGCCGCGGTCGAGGCCAATGTCGGCGGCCTGAACCGCAAGCAGATCGACCTGCTCGGCCGCCTGAGCTATCGCACCAGTTACGGGCAGAACGTCCTGCAGCACTGCATGGAGGTCGCTTTCCTGTGCCAGATCATGGCCGACGAACTCGGCCTGGACGGCACCCTTGCCCGGCGATGCGGATTGCTGCACGACATCGGCAAGGCGGTGGATCATGAGGTCGAGGGCGGCCACCCCCAGATCGGGGCAGACATCTGCCGACGGTTCAACGAACGGCCGGAGGTGATCAACGCCATCGCGGGGCACCACGGCGACATTGAGGCAACCAGCGTCTACACGCCGCTGGTCGCCGCCGCGGACGCGGTGAGCGCTTCGCGGCCAGGAAGCCGCCGCGAATCGCTGGAACGTTACATCAAGCGGCTGGAGCAGCTTGAGCAAATCGCCGGCCGCTACCCCGGCGTCAAGCAGGCGTACGCCGTACAAGCCGGACGCGAGATCCGGGTGATCGTCGACGCCAACCGGGTAACCGACGGCCTGGCGACCAAGACCGCGATCGACATCGCCAAGCAGATCGAGGCGGAAATGACCTACCCGGGCGAAGTGAAGGTCACGGTGATCAGGGAAATGCGGGCAACCGAGTTCGCGCGGTAG
- a CDS encoding indolepyruvate ferredoxin oxidoreductase gives MSKTAQSKFLRESGVDVFNGNELLVKGALETEGGVHLLTGYPGSPVATFFDVLADLADLLKERGIEGRIANNEALSVAAVNGSQMGPLRSLAAFKSVGLHVASDALALGNLAGPHADGGAVIVAGDDPWNESTQVPADSRFLFRHHQVPVIEPSTPQEIKDYVGAGFSLSRASGLYTGYVLTTPLADGGGSVICCPNHYPLTNANHRFDLQTDTLDLESRVLLPPRTGRRELDLPQRLDRLLREVERLGLNRLDDVPGQNEVAIVTSGMAWQYVRQSLSDLGLLHSVPVLKLAVSYPLNPRQIEPLLARFKHLVIIEERRSFIEEQMAGLAIHYAQAGGRRIAQLWGKQFPQEASGFPSVQGLNVSIVTDRLGRFLRSIQSPLARKAAKAIDSELRVIAETAKFDASISARTPTFCPGCPHRDSSGLLLKIKRRFADEGYMRRRHGRGAVDLVFHGDTGCYTMLMFEPNSQLMHNYSGMGLGGGTGSGIDPFINNKQVVFMGDSTFFHSGLTAISNSIAACQDITYIILANGTTAMTGHQPLPSVPNDLLNRPIPTQEIEQMVRAITGGQCPVIRTDPDNHKEYNRTLEQTILADGVKIIIADKECGITFNRRRLRAQRNEQRKFGFVCRQVHMNVTPEVCDYCLECTNNTGCPGLTVVPTDYGPKVQTDLSWCVNDGACAKVEACPSFEEVIITRRRRPTPRGHKIALEDIPEVPVQFKGDTWRVWLAGVGGMGIGTAGSILVLAGQQEGYHVQFSDKKGLAIRNGAVYSQIVYTRAANSQQSAVSSDAPSAPGGREPGTPANEPVASMVVGYGKADLLIGMDPLEAVRAIDAGQKFRVASPKRTAVVVNTDASPTIRTLMGRDEINVEYLELCLRKATRPDGYFAARVSLLCERIFGTKLYMNITMLGIAWQRGLIPVSLDALKEGIRGTIRADFKKNLRAFDVGRKLVCRPDLFADLFADSRGDLLAAADGESSGLGESRSTRSRSLARTVRAKAAYLNMRLLGSRKALRADRKTTRGGRRLPRSERPGPTGSRRLPDTKLARAYKHMTYTTLRACRELDRETMRDIAIRIYDLIHWGGLSYARRYVDRVRRTFLADDERHGFAATRAVIWNLAKLMLIKDEFFVAHLLTSYEKRRRDRQRYNVNPANGDKMRYRRTFHPRFFGKQIDIVVPHWTLYVLRNMRFLRRIIPYWRHREQAFLAWYEQRVDAFTWTTETEYAAYLEALRCVESVTGYAEIRWPKMASAQSKAERLLAGCQRGRLPSAARRDDQ, from the coding sequence ATGAGCAAGACGGCACAATCCAAGTTCCTGCGTGAGTCCGGCGTCGATGTCTTCAACGGCAACGAGTTGCTGGTCAAAGGCGCCCTCGAGACCGAGGGCGGCGTGCACCTGCTGACCGGCTACCCCGGTTCGCCGGTGGCCACGTTCTTCGACGTGCTTGCCGATCTGGCCGACCTGCTCAAGGAACGGGGCATCGAGGGCCGGATTGCCAACAACGAAGCCCTCTCGGTGGCCGCGGTCAATGGCTCCCAGATGGGACCGCTCCGGTCCCTGGCCGCATTCAAGAGCGTGGGGCTCCACGTGGCCAGCGACGCGCTGGCCCTCGGCAATCTGGCCGGCCCACACGCCGACGGCGGGGCGGTCATCGTCGCCGGCGACGACCCCTGGAACGAGAGCACCCAGGTCCCAGCCGATTCACGCTTCCTCTTCCGGCACCACCAGGTACCCGTCATCGAGCCGAGCACCCCGCAGGAGATCAAGGACTACGTCGGTGCGGGTTTCTCTCTCTCCCGGGCCTCAGGACTCTACACGGGCTATGTGCTGACCACGCCGCTGGCCGACGGTGGCGGATCGGTGATCTGCTGCCCCAACCACTACCCGCTGACCAACGCCAATCACCGGTTCGATCTGCAGACCGACACGCTGGATCTCGAGAGCCGCGTGCTCCTGCCTCCGCGGACCGGTCGCCGCGAGCTGGACCTCCCCCAGCGTCTCGACAGACTGCTCCGCGAAGTCGAACGGCTCGGCCTCAACCGCCTCGACGACGTACCCGGCCAGAACGAGGTTGCCATCGTCACCAGCGGCATGGCGTGGCAATATGTTCGCCAGTCACTGAGTGATCTCGGGCTTCTGCACAGCGTGCCGGTGCTGAAACTGGCAGTGAGCTACCCGCTCAACCCGCGGCAGATCGAGCCGCTCCTGGCCCGATTCAAGCACCTGGTCATCATCGAGGAACGCCGGTCGTTCATCGAGGAGCAGATGGCAGGACTCGCGATTCATTACGCGCAAGCCGGCGGCCGCCGCATCGCACAACTGTGGGGCAAACAATTCCCTCAGGAGGCGAGCGGATTTCCGTCGGTCCAGGGCCTGAACGTCTCGATCGTGACCGATCGCCTCGGGCGCTTCCTGCGGTCCATCCAGTCACCGCTGGCCCGCAAGGCGGCCAAGGCCATCGACTCCGAGCTGCGGGTCATTGCCGAAACCGCTAAGTTCGATGCGAGCATCTCGGCACGCACTCCAACATTCTGCCCGGGCTGCCCGCACCGCGATTCGTCCGGACTTTTACTGAAGATCAAGAGGCGATTCGCAGACGAGGGTTACATGCGTCGCCGGCACGGCCGCGGGGCCGTCGACCTGGTCTTTCACGGCGACACGGGCTGCTACACAATGCTCATGTTCGAGCCCAATTCCCAGCTCATGCACAACTACTCCGGCATGGGTCTGGGCGGCGGCACCGGCAGCGGCATCGATCCGTTCATCAATAACAAGCAGGTCGTGTTCATGGGCGACTCGACCTTCTTCCACTCCGGCCTCACCGCGATCAGCAACTCGATAGCCGCCTGCCAGGACATCACCTACATCATCCTGGCCAACGGGACGACGGCCATGACCGGCCACCAGCCGCTGCCTTCCGTACCAAACGACCTGCTCAATCGCCCCATTCCCACCCAGGAAATCGAGCAGATGGTCCGGGCCATCACCGGCGGGCAGTGTCCAGTCATCCGGACAGATCCGGACAATCACAAGGAATACAACCGCACCCTCGAGCAGACCATCCTGGCCGACGGGGTCAAGATCATCATCGCCGACAAGGAGTGCGGCATCACCTTCAACCGTCGGCGGCTCAGGGCCCAGCGCAACGAGCAGCGGAAGTTCGGCTTTGTCTGCCGCCAGGTGCACATGAACGTCACCCCGGAGGTCTGCGACTACTGCCTGGAGTGCACGAACAACACCGGTTGCCCGGGCCTGACCGTGGTGCCCACCGACTACGGCCCCAAGGTGCAGACCGACCTGTCCTGGTGCGTCAACGACGGGGCGTGTGCCAAAGTCGAGGCTTGCCCCTCGTTCGAGGAAGTCATCATCACCCGCCGGCGCCGGCCCACGCCCCGGGGACACAAGATCGCCCTCGAGGACATCCCCGAGGTCCCCGTCCAATTCAAAGGCGACACATGGCGAGTCTGGCTGGCCGGAGTCGGCGGCATGGGGATCGGCACGGCGGGCAGCATTCTGGTCCTGGCCGGTCAGCAGGAAGGCTACCACGTCCAGTTCAGCGACAAGAAGGGTCTGGCGATCCGGAATGGGGCGGTCTACTCGCAGATTGTGTATACCCGAGCAGCCAACAGCCAGCAGTCAGCGGTCAGCAGCGATGCCCCCTCGGCACCAGGGGGTCGTGAGCCGGGCACGCCGGCCAACGAACCGGTGGCGTCCATGGTCGTTGGGTACGGGAAGGCTGACCTGCTCATCGGCATGGACCCGCTGGAGGCGGTGCGGGCGATCGATGCCGGGCAGAAGTTCCGCGTGGCCAGCCCGAAGCGGACGGCCGTGGTTGTCAACACCGATGCCAGCCCCACGATTCGAACGCTCATGGGCCGGGACGAAATCAACGTCGAGTACCTCGAGCTGTGCCTGCGGAAGGCCACCCGACCGGACGGCTACTTCGCGGCCCGCGTGTCGCTGCTGTGTGAACGCATCTTCGGCACCAAGCTGTACATGAACATCACCATGCTGGGAATCGCCTGGCAGCGCGGGCTCATTCCCGTCTCGCTGGATGCCCTGAAGGAGGGAATCCGCGGTACTATCCGGGCGGATTTCAAGAAGAACCTGCGGGCCTTCGACGTAGGGCGAAAACTCGTCTGCCGACCGGATCTGTTCGCCGATCTCTTCGCCGACAGCCGAGGAGACCTGCTGGCTGCGGCCGACGGTGAGTCGAGCGGGCTCGGCGAATCGCGAAGCACGCGGTCCCGTTCGCTGGCCAGAACGGTGCGCGCCAAGGCCGCCTACCTCAACATGCGTCTGCTCGGCAGCCGGAAGGCCCTCCGGGCAGACCGCAAGACCACTCGCGGCGGTCGGAGACTTCCTCGCTCCGAGCGGCCGGGACCGACGGGGAGCCGGCGGCTTCCCGACACCAAGCTCGCTCGGGCCTACAAGCACATGACCTACACCACGCTGCGGGCCTGCCGGGAACTCGATCGAGAAACGATGCGCGACATCGCCATCCGCATCTATGACCTTATTCACTGGGGCGGCCTGAGCTACGCGAGGCGCTATGTAGACCGTGTTCGCCGCACCTTCCTGGCGGATGACGAGCGGCACGGTTTCGCGGCTACCCGGGCGGTGATCTGGAACCTGGCCAAGCTGATGCTGATCAAGGACGAGTTCTTCGTCGCCCACCTCCTGACCAGTTACGAGAAACGCCGCCGAGACCGGCAACGCTACAACGTCAACCCCGCCAACGGCGACAAGATGCGGTATCGACGCACGTTCCACCCGCGGTTCTTCGGCAAGCAGATCGACATCGTGGTACCGCACTGGACACTGTATGTCCTTCGCAACATGCGTTTCCTGCGGCGGATCATTCCCTACTGGCGGCACCGTGAGCAAGCCTTCTTAGCGTGGTATGAACAGCGGGTCGATGCTTTCACCTGGACGACTGAAACGGAGTACGCCGCCTACCTTGAGGCCCTCCGGTGCGTCGAATCGGTCACCGGCTACGCCGAAATCCGCTGGCCAAAGATGGCCTCCGCCCAATCCAAGGCCGAGCGACTCCTCGCCGGCTGCCAGCGGGGCCGGCTGCCCTCCGCGGCTCGCCGTGACGATCAGTGA
- a CDS encoding HU family DNA-binding protein encodes MAKAMSKSAVAAALAERVCVPKKQATLFLQELAALAYDEAKNSFTLPGLGKLVLVQRKARMGRNPATGETIKIAAKKVVKFRVAKAAKDAILGGGAPKKAGKKSAKRKR; translated from the coding sequence ATGGCTAAGGCAATGTCAAAATCCGCCGTCGCGGCGGCACTCGCGGAACGAGTGTGTGTTCCCAAGAAGCAGGCCACCTTGTTCCTGCAAGAGCTGGCCGCTCTGGCCTACGATGAGGCCAAGAACAGCTTCACGCTGCCGGGGCTCGGCAAGCTGGTGCTCGTCCAGCGGAAGGCCCGCATGGGCCGCAACCCCGCCACCGGCGAGACCATCAAGATTGCGGCCAAGAAGGTCGTGAAGTTCCGCGTGGCCAAGGCCGCCAAGGACGCGATCCTGGGCGGTGGCGCGCCCAAGAAGGCCGGCAAGAAGTCGGCCAAGAGGAAACGCTGA